Part of the Danaus plexippus chromosome 23, MEX_DaPlex, whole genome shotgun sequence genome is shown below.
CTAACTATAACGTCGACGGTGATTGGAACATTTCGTATATCGCGACttataatattcgttttatatattttgttttttgttcctATCATATTAGTTAGTGTTTAACATGTATTGTATGTGAACTTGAGTGTATTATAAAGATGTCGTCTGTGCATTCTGATGATGATCAGGAGGAGATAAATGTTGACTCTGACAGTAGACTATCAGGTCAATACGAGAGAAGCATCGCTTCAGATAGAGATTCGATACATAGTTACAACGAGAGATACAGAGAATCACCCCCCGACCATCTGACTGATACCCAGCAGAGGGTAAATTTACCTTTCAGCATATCACGTTTGTTGGGTAAACAGTTCGAGGATATTGATAAGAGGAATTCAGGAGAGAGTGATGATAGAAGCGACCAAGATACGGAGTCTGAAGGAGCGAAGGACGATTCTAAGGAAGCCGGTCTAGCGTTGAACTTCAGCCATAACCCGGGATTATATCCTAACTCGAGTTTGTTGTTGCGGCCCGGTTTAAATCTGGGGGCTGGTTATGGATTCCCGGGTAATCCGGGAGTTGTCAGGGTGCCAGCACATAGAGCTCTGGGGGCTTTGGGAGCGTGGGGCGTAGCCCTCGATCCGATGAGACAAGCGGCTGCTGCAGCCTTCGCCCATCAAGTTGTGAAAGACAGATTAAACGGtcagttaattatattttattcatgcatacttattattttaattcgcCCTAATACAAAACCTCTGAATTCCGATATGTGATTGACTTCAACTTTCATGTATTACacagtcaataaaatattttaccgaATACCATTTTAGGTTTGAAATTAATCTCGAAACGATAAATCTGTTTAAGTACCAAGTAAATCCTATCTCACTCGGAAcggaatataaataagaaaaaataaggtCCGTTTTATGTAGTCATCATCGTAAAGAAGCGGTGTCGGGTGAAATGtctatggtttttttttttggattctTTGTGGAGGTGATATTGGAGGCGCCTGTAATTTGTCGCGCCGCTCGTCGCCTTATTTGGGACTAATTTATttgatcttataaaaaaacctGCTTTAAACTAGTAGTTATCGACTTCCGAAAGttgttatgatatttttattttattataatatcatatgtTTGATATATGAATTGAAGtttgcataaaatataaaataaataataattagctACCTAACATCTACAATTAAacgagttataatttattaacttatgaTAACATACGTATTCCgcacattataaataatatttttttttatttagaatatacttaactttatataaataatattcgaaTGAAAGTAATGAAAATCCCAGAGCTATGAAAATAACATGAACGCTGTTGTCATTAGGATCTCCTTTGATATAAACCTCTtttcacaatatataatactcaGTGTACacaaacaacattttttgttgcaaaaaaaaatcaaacctGTTAAATTGGCCGTGTGGGTgaaattgtgtattttttgcGACCCCCCGCACTGAGGAAGTCCACTCTGTAATTGAGACAGAAGCGTCGGAAATACTGATGTcgtgatgaaaaaaaaacacctttGTCATTTCAGCGCCAATAATTTgacagatattattttttattgagcaatcatgtttattgtattctgttttttttattcaatatatttgatttttgtaactaaaattttaaattaatagtgtcaaatatagtatatatgtacgttgtataatatattaagatattaaaacataGTATAGGAGCGcgattattgaattataatgcTATGAACTTGTCGAATGGCTGAAAAATTAAGAACCGTCTTTTTAGACATTGTcagttaaatttcatttatttattttttactaaagtTGTTATTATGTCTTTGTTACGGTTGAAATATTTGAACTATTGCTTACAAAAATAAGATGAATGTAGGTCACAGCTAATGAGTAGGTAAATAGTTTGGGTCTCAGAATTCCCAGTAGGTAGATGTGTAAGTCGAAACAGTGATGAGATGAGGCAGAACGCGAATGGACTTAATCTTTTAACGCCAATAATTCGActgtaatgtaattttgtaatatgtaattattaattataagaagaATAAGTAATGGATATCTATTATgccatattcataaaaaatacgttatgtaacatagtgaaaatattaaataaaactcggtttatacatttattttttccgcttacatatctgtcaataaaaaggtcaattaatattctaggttcaaaaatatatattttattgatttcacaaatattaatattcgaaTAAATTTGGTCTTCGAATATTCAGCGCTAAAATAAACTGAGATTATGAgacaaattacaataattaatggttattcaaattaaatgcttGTGTTAAATTTCGttgcttcatttaaataactgcTCCGGTGAATATAAgaggttttatatgaaacggAATACAAATAAGAAcgagcaaataaaaaataaattctgtcaTTTTGAGTGACAGTCTTgggatgattttttttttttttgttttacgtaATAATCAATATGTATGGACGAGATATttgaattgtataaaaaattattaattttacgcATTATTGTGCTCTAGAGAGCAGTGTgaacgataatttttataaaaatgatccAGAGCGTATCTAAATGGCTGCGTTTCCGTCGAATTGTGGTTTCTATTGTCACTTAGTGGCTTTTAAGCAGAAAGTTGTTGGTTATGCAACCTTCTTAGAGAGTCGCAAGCTATAcagaaatcataaaaaaaaatataactaatcttttatacattttttaaaatttatatgtgttAAAATTGTTCTCACGTTtgagtttacaaaaaaaaaaaaaatgctgtcataaatattgatgtaatgttatataaatgttaagaggtgtttataatgttataagtaaCGTCAAAAGAATTACTTGTAtacaattatacaataatattaaaaaaaaaattaataatattaagtagtttattatacgttttttataaatagtcttGAATATTTCAGAATATTGTGGATGGTACGATCAATTTCACGAACATTGAATAAACCGATGACGTGACCACTTCCTGATAACactataaaagtaacaatCCAATGCTGCAAACGTATATATTAGACAAGATCCGCTGGagcataatgttttaaaacaacaccCATAGCAGCCTATATtggagaattttttattttacacattttaaataacctagaCTGCGGCGCAACCTTTCGGGCTGATTTGTGAATCtaaacatatgaaaaaaaatcattcaattcGGTCCAGCCGATATGGAGTTCAATGACATACACACGAACtctagaattatatatatgtatatatatatataattatactggtataataaatactggtatatataataatactggtcaataaaatgtcttttttcatataatcgCTATCTTCAGTAATAAAAACTGAGGTATTATTCTTAAACACAGTAAATAAAGCTATTTcctcatatataatatatatgtaataataatgtgtGAAATTTAGCAATATAAggattttattgcttttataaaaatgtaaattattctttatagaTAACGATTGAGttgaaagaattaaattttttcacatCTCTTATCTAGTAAGCGATCTTAACATAACGAGTGACGttcgttttttgaatattttaatttatttatatctagttTGCATTGGTATTGATACTtcctttaagatttttaattaaagtaatagtttttccaatacaatatattactgTAGGAATAATAAGGGCACTGTCATACAGATAGATGTTATATTACAGCTTTGGTAACTACGGTGCgaggtaaatatttattaaatagattttttaataaaacaaaataacacataatttataataatttgcgaatatttttatatcgaatGTAAAACAATGATGAAGACTAAAATATCCTATAAAAACTagtataatgattataaaaatatacgattttttcttttattaaattaagttctatagatttaaattattaattaaggcatattatttttatgacttatCTTCGTATTCTGCAACCAGAACCTGGTACCAGAGATTATTATCTATAgagataaacattttattgccGTATCAATCAATGACAGcatctgttaaaaaaaaacttgtatctttggtcgttttataaaaagtttaatagtAACGTATCAAATTACGTTAATAGCTGAGATGTAGTGATAActtcgataattttttttatttcgaatgagtctcatattaatatttttatctgtataatCTTTGTTGGGaaggtaattataataaatctatatatttccgcatatataaaatatttaagagcaaaaaaaaaaacaaattaaataagaatttagttattttccACTAAAATGATGACAATCCATACagtatgatattataataacctaTACAACCTTTTTCGTAAAATTCATTTCTAACGTTCaaggtatttaatttaaaaaaaaatgatctaTATGGCACAGGTTCCGGCATAATGGtcaattataacattacaaagaaaattattcgGTAACCACGAACAAACTTTCGAATCAGCCTTTGCAGATAGAAACGTTAATTGTACGGAAAAACAAATCCTAATAATTGCTCAAGAAGTAAGAAGTATTCGTTTTTTTATCAAGCATTGTAAATGTTGccataagaataatatatatgatataggTACACTTGTAAATACTtactttattaagtaaatctAAAGTGTTCgacctatttaaattatattattattaactaatactaatacaaaacaattcatttcatatacatatttatatattgaaaaaaaaaatattattcaatctaagattttaaataaaaaaaatatcacttcagtgaataatttttattacaaaattaaatgttattgccttaaaatatatattagattaaaccaatttaaattaatcatatcaTATACTCATCAGTGAACCCTGGGCTTTATTTAATCCACTTGAAAACGAACAACAGTTTGAACCTACGttcatatataaacttaataaaaaaaaaaatctaatgaaAGAAACGCTTATtatgtttctattaaaatatacgaagaattttatattacattgtaTTCGTTATATTAATGTGTAGGGTACAATGTTTAAAAAGCAACAATCTCGACTCCGACGGTAACGTTTTGAAATACATATCTATATCTGTACAtcgaaatacaaatatataaataaatcggtATATATGTTAATCAATAGGAATTACTTAAATGCATTACTGGGTTTATATGATGGACTCGAAAATTCATTCAAGCCAATAGCAAAGTCCGTAActttaatcattatatttattaacttacaGACACATTTCGATTCACCATAAACAAACATagtacatataatttgaaataacttgtatgttatatattatatgtatctatatGTGAAATAAAGATGGCAATCCCGCAAAATCATCGGCACACTAAAACACGACTTTAATATGCCTCTCCTCACATTTCCCGGGAGGCTGTTATGAAAATTTGACGCGCGGATATATCCGATGATATCGGCTTCACGTGTGAACAACCAAGGAGATTATGTAACGTACCATGCAACCTTTTTTGTGCTCAATTTGGATGTATACGTAAATTCTTTCGACTTGActtttgtttactttattataaggtAAAAAAGATGTTAAATAGACTTGTAATATtaccaaaatttaataaaaaatatatatgacattaacTACAATAAAGTATTAGTTCATAAACATTctgatatactttatattaggTAGGTACTATAGGTAGTtctaataagtaattttacttagaaataatatatttctgataTTTCAATTCCAATGTCAATGCTGTTATGCCCCATAAAGTGTATGCTGATATATTTTACGACCAATCCATAATGTGAGAGGTTATAAAAGCCGCCATATTTCAAACGTGTAAATATACGAGAAGACGTGGGATACCaacgtaaaatattaactatatctatatatagatttatgtgctttatagatattacaatttgaattagatattatataatatatgtatatatatggggcaatgtattattataaataattctaggATAAGTAAGATTATTGTAGGTaaggagaaaataaaaaaaaaatagaataaattttaattataatctaaaataaattttagtaatacCGTTTCCATTCTTGTGACCCAAAGAGTAggtaatgaaaacatttttttttttataccgaaatatattaaattaatattaataagtacctaaaatagtttataatattcaatttttatttcgtttaaaaaaatcttgaagCTAGCAAGAATTCTCTAAATCTAACacagctttatattttaatgtaaaatcattatattacaCAACCTCGATTCAGACAACATCGAAACTTGAaacttaagaataatttaaataattgttacataCATTAAAGAAGTCTTATTACGACGacgtttaagtttaattttcataagacGAGATATCCATTTAGGTTAATTCGTGTGACCGGTGaccattttaataacatgcGTGCAGATAATATTATCTCACAGAACACATTTAGTAATTTGGCTTCCAGAATATCACTTGTATTACgggagaaacaaaaaataaagcagtgacgtaatttttatgtgaatctacataaaaattcattataattcgGATTTTTAAACTGTTGTTTGGAATgtcaaatatcttttttagaTTTGACGTTTCTATGACATACTCTATTTGACAGCATATTTTCGTCACGCAAAGCACTGCCTAGTACCATTTCATCTTTAATTCCTTATTTCCttattagaaacaaaatatccTTCTTATAGAAAagtttatagattttaaaacagaaatttgagtgtataataaaattcaacttAAATTTCATCGCAATTCTAAATGGTAGCACTAAATGTAGATCATAAAGCCCGCCTTTGTCCGAATGCATTCTGAATGCAAGCTAAGCTCCGATTGCATCCCGCTTTCAACCGctgaattttttattggaaCTCAGTTACTAGCGGGGATTGGTATCTCTGTTTCGTGTAATATGTATGAGATTTTTGTCCGGTCATTTTTTCCACCGACCATTGTCCgttgtaattgaaaattgttGCGTCGCGCCATCGTATTTTCGTTTTCGATGTtcgttacaatatttataaccaaTCGGGCCGATTTCGAGACGCATTTTGAATTAGGAATAGGTACGTGGAATATGATACGTTAGTTctcaaaaaaggttttatatgttgtaataaaaacgtaaTCCGGTAGTGTTGCCAGGTGTTAAATCATATGAGTGTTCAGGCGCGGACAAATAAGACTATTGGAATGATGGAATGTCTTCCTGTAATCCCAAGCGACGCGCCCAATTAGACGTCAGGCATCCGTCTTCCCCCTCACGATAAATATGAGAGAAATTTacgttaaaattttgaaatatgggAAGgctggaatattttttatatatcgttatttataatctgttatcatactaaaatattgtgtttttatttttatttaatctgttttcGTAAAAAagctattgaataaaaatgtgatagtagtaaataaatttgattacaGTTTCtgatgaaaatttttcttttaacatttatatgcgTTCAAAAATCTTGTGTGCTGGAGAAAAattgctttataatataatttttttataactttttaagatattaagaTGGGGATGAagcttatttaaatgatatttcaaaTTCGTTTTGACTTGAGGGTAAAGGATTTGGGTTAgggataatattataaaggtcTCCCTTCGCGATGGTTAAACCTTTCATTGCtaatttgtttcttaatttttctcataaaCTCATCTACATTTTAACTAATCCTTCATAAGAAAtggtttatttgataattgGTTAAGATTTATCACAGATTCTAATTTACcattgttgtttatattttttttataattaatgtcacttattaaataatctacTATTACAATGTAAGCAATATTTAACGTTCTGAAACGTAATGTAC
Proteins encoded:
- the LOC116774979 gene encoding T-cell leukemia homeobox protein 2, whose product is MSSVHSDDDQEEINVDSDSRLSGQYERSIASDRDSIHSYNERYRESPPDHLTDTQQRVNLPFSISRLLGKQFEDIDKRNSGESDDRSDQDTESEGAKDDSKEAGLALNFSHNPGLYPNSSLLLRPGLNLGAGYGFPGNPGVVRVPAHRALGALGAWGVALDPMRQAAAAAFAHQVVKDRLNASFPITRRIGHPYQNRTPPKRKKPRTSFTRMQIAELEKRFHKQKYLASAERASLAKTLKMTDAQVKTWFQNRRTKWRRQTAEEREAERQAANRLMLSLQAEALSKGYMPEPPPGAPLSALHYQNPNTQQQSNTALSALQNLQPWAGNQATFMNGPAPPAPQPPPVASPIC